In the genome of Carassius carassius chromosome 12, fCarCar2.1, whole genome shotgun sequence, the window aatagtaacatttaaaaaaaaaaaatacatataaaagtaCAAATCGCTTAAAAAATGATTACAAGGCTGTGAATCCTGCAGCTTCCAATCATCTCCAGTGTTCAACCACACATAAACCCACTTGAACAGGTCCAGACAAGATTTAGGTCATTAAAACAGTTATGACGGAAgataaaaacattctttaaaaaaaagactaaaagttAAAAAGCATCTTAGAACTATGATTTTAGTATTTACATCAAGCGAGAATCAGTCAAGCCTACTAGTGTTGGACTGTATGACTGCACCCTGTAAATGCCCTGGGTGTGTTACTCTTACAGGCAAGAACCTAATGAAGAATAAAACGTTTGTATAGTATTAGTACAGATGCAGCTGAGGGCAAAGATTACAATAGAAGAAAACGGTCcagaaacactttaaaaaaacatttacaacatGATATCACAGAGAAAAGGTGACCACAAAATTAGTCACCCTGACGTTCTTCCTGCCATTGTGTGCTAGATTTACGGTTGGATACAGTGGTTCTGATGTGAGGTAGAAATATGGCGTTTGGTTTAGGTCACACACAACGTTTGTCAGTTACTGAAGAGTTATAAAGCTAACTGGCGCTGCGTGAACGAGCCTGTGTTTCTCAAGGTTCTTGTGGATCCTAAAACCCTTTGAGCACAGGTTGCAAATGAAAGGCTTTTCACCTGTGTGAAAGCGCAGATGAGCCTTCAGATTGTTTTTGAGACGGAAGCCTTTCCTGCAGTGCGGGCAGACGTGTGGTCTCTCTCCAGTGTGGAAGCGTTCGTGTCTTCGCAGGCTTTTCCGCAGGGCAAATGTCTTTTTACACCTCCTGCAAGAATATGGTTTTTCACCTGTATGAAATCGTTCATGACGCTTCAGGATCTTCTTGCGTTTGAACTTCTTGCCACAGATCTTGCAGGCATAAGCATTTCCATTTATGAGGACACCCTGCAGACGCCAAATGCCGTTCCCACACTCTTTAAAGCAGCACAGCCGACGTCCCGTATGGACACGCTGATGGGTTCGCAGGTCTTTGGGTGTAGAAAAGCATTTTCTGTTGGAACCGTTTAGCCTTTGTTCACTGGATGGCTTCAAGAGGTTGACAAGTTGCACAGAGCAAGGCCGTAACAGTTTGCAATCGAACGGTGTTTGGCTCAGCTGGAAGCGCACCTTCTTCGCACTGGCAGAACTATCACCTGATGCCTGGCTGAGTTCAGTGGCCTCCGCTGGGGTTCTGCTGGATTGAGGAGGTTCTATGAGAGGTGACTTTTCAACAGACGGCAAAGAACTGACTTCCATAAGGCTAAGGTCCCACTGGCACATAGTGTCAGTGGAAAGGTCTGCACTGGGAATGCTACCTAAAACGGAGCTGAACAGATGAGACTCTGGATCTACTATAGAGTCTGAAAAGGATTCCTGAAGacctaaaaatacaaaaaaaaagggggggggggggtgaaatattttattctcacaaaaatgttacattttctttatttagtttttttttttggtaaataataCGTTAAATTACTGGAgcatcaaatgttttatttatatattagaatGAAAAACTACAATTTATGTATTTAACTAGGGTAGTTTAGTATAGTTGGTTAGCTTCAAACagtaaaattttttatatttattttttttaaatataaatgattatgaATC includes:
- the LOC132154714 gene encoding zinc finger protein 502-like, with product MSESVCRFQAEVAAVMEVLLKVAVVEITKVFEGRALDCHGCTVDREAQIKENLVCVPDIRAHMESALTDLSEKMVCSVGVQVGETLLSLHQDPYMPTERDEICLQESRGEEGLSPSETLCEESPEAVDLQCMVDLPCTIFKETGIGREDGLIHEAQWPDDLKKTEIIQENGLQESFSDSIVDPESHLFSSVLGSIPSADLSTDTMCQWDLSLMEVSSLPSVEKSPLIEPPQSSRTPAEATELSQASGDSSASAKKVRFQLSQTPFDCKLLRPCSVQLVNLLKPSSEQRLNGSNRKCFSTPKDLRTHQRVHTGRRLCCFKECGNGIWRLQGVLINGNAYACKICGKKFKRKKILKRHERFHTGEKPYSCRRCKKTFALRKSLRRHERFHTGERPHVCPHCRKGFRLKNNLKAHLRFHTGEKPFICNLCSKGFRIHKNLEKHRLVHAAPVSFITLQ